Proteins co-encoded in one Malus sylvestris chromosome 7, drMalSylv7.2, whole genome shotgun sequence genomic window:
- the LOC126629002 gene encoding dihydrodipicolinate reductase-like protein CRR1, chloroplastic, which translates to MAALSCKFHHPMVCKNYRHAKAKPSIFCSMQPSQNNIKVIINGAAKEIGRAAVVAVTRARGMEVAGAVDNYLVGEDIGKVCDMEEPLEIPITNDLTMVLGSISQSKALGVVVDFTEPSKVYDNVKQATAFGMRSVVYVPKIKLDTVSALSALCDKASMGCLVAPTLSIGSILLQQAAISASFHYNNVEIVESRASAMDFPSSDATQIANNLSNLGQIYNREDISTDVRARGQVLGDDGVRVHSLVLPGLPASTTVHFSRLGEVYSLKHDITDVQCLMPGLLLAIRKIVRIKNLVYGLEKFL; encoded by the exons ATGGCAGCACTGAGCTGCAAATTTCATCACCCTATGGTCTGCAAGAATTATAGACATGCCAAAGCAAAACCCTCCATCTTTTGCTCAATGCAGCCGTCGCAAAACAACATCAAG GTAATTATAAACGGCGCAGCGAAGGAAATTGGAAGGGCGGCTGTAGTTGCCGTGACCAGAGCTAGAGGAATGGAGGTGGCTGGTGCAGTGGACAATTATCTAGTAGGAGAAGATATTGGAAAG GTGTGTGACATGGAAGAGCCTCTGGAAATACCGATAACAAACGATCTCACGATGGTCTTAGGTTCCATTTCACAG TCTAAAGCATTGGGAGTAGTTGTTGATTTCACTGAGCCTTCGAAAGTCTATGACAATGTTAAACAG GCAACAGCATTTGGCATGAGAAGTGTCGTTTATGTGCCGAAAATTAAATTAGATACAGTATCAGCATTATCTGCGTTATGTGACAAAGCCAGCATG GGTTGTCTTGTTGCGCCGACTCTGTCAATTGGATCAATACTCCTCCAACAAGCTGCAATTTCAGCATCCTTCCACTACAACAATGTAGAAATTGTGGAATCAAGAGCATCTGCAATG GATTTTCCATCATCAGATGCAACCCAAATAGCCAACAATCTGTCTAACCTTGGCCAAATCTACAACAGAGAAGATATTTCAACCGATGTTCGA GCAAGGGGCCAAGTTCTGGGAGACGACGGAGTTCGAGTGCATAGCTTAGTCCTTCCCGGGCTCCCGGCTAGCACAACAGTTCATTTTTCTCGTCTCGGAGAGGTTTACTCTTTGAAACATGACATCACAGATGTGCAATGTCTCATGCCAGGCCTCCTCTTAGCAATCAGAAAGATTGTGCGCATTAAG AACCTGGTGTATggcttggagaaatttttatga
- the LOC126628992 gene encoding probable transcriptional regulator SLK2, which translates to MVPSRVAGGLAQSSPSSGIFFQGDGQSQLAVNSHLSSSFGNSSNSFLGTGRSNLRPVSGDMNNAVLSGVANSGPSVGASSLVTDANSVFSGGPHLQRSASINNESYMRLPASPMSFSSNNISMSGSSIMDGSSVVQQNSQHDQNSQQMQQNQQHQNQRQQGASSATSLPTSQTGQVSLPMGARVPGTFIQDPNNLSHVQKKPRLDIKQEDILQQQVIQQLLQRQDPMQFQGRNPQLQAILHQQRLRQQQQQQILQSMPQLQRAQLQQQQQQQQQQQQQQLRQQQFQQPMQPVSSIKRPYDGGVCARRLMQYLYHQRQRPADNSIAYWRKFVTEYYSPRAKKRWCLSLYDNVGHHALGVFPQAAMDAWQCDICGSKSGRGFEATFEVLPRLNEIKFGSGVIDELLFLDLPREGRFPSGVMMLEYGKAVQESVYEQLRVVREGQLRIIFTQDLKILSWEFCARRHEELLPRRLVAPQVNQLVQVAQKCQSTIAESGSDGISQQDLQTNSNMVLTAGRQLAKSLELQSLNDLGFSKRYVRCLQISEVVNSMKDLVDFCRENKVGPIEGLKVYPRHATAAKLQMQKMQEMEQLASAQGLPTDRNTLNKLMALHPGLNNQMNNHHQMVSRGAMSGSAQAAYQNLLLRQNSMNSNANSLQQEASSSFNNSNHSPSSTFQGAAALIPGSMQNLPGSALSSPHLPSRQPQQLQQRSLSSNSLLQQTHSTGSQGNQALQQQMIQQLLQEMSNNSGGGGQQSLPSPSANGSVGRNGVSFGGNNPAAAPSTSNVSGSHGPAPSRNNSFKATANSDNSTGGGGNNTYNQRAPDLPSNLHLQEDLVQDIAREFTENGFFNSSLDDNMYGWKA; encoded by the exons ATGGTGCCTTCTCGTGTGGCTGGAGGATTAGCTCAGTCTTCACCAAGTTCTGGAATTTTCTTCCAAGGGGATGGGCAGTCTCAGCTTGCAGTTAACTCACACTTGAGCTCATCTTTTGGGAACTCTTCTAATTCCTTTCTTGGAACTGGGCGTTCAAATCTCAGACCGGTTTCTGGGGACATGAATAATGCAGTTTTGAGTGGTGTGGCGAACTCAGGTCCGAGTGTTGGCGCAAGTTCTTTGGTCACAGATGCAAACTCTGTATTTTCTGGAGGTCCCCATTTGCAAAGAAGTGCAAGCATCAATAACGAGTCATACATGCGCTTACCAGCATCGCCCATGTCATTCTCTTCCAACAATATTAGCATGTCAGGGTCATCAATTATGGATGGGTCTTCTGTAGTGCAACAGAATTCTCAGCATGACCAGAATTCTCAACAAATGCAGCAGAATCAGCAGCACCAAAACCAACGGCAGCAAGGGGCTTCAAGTGCTACTTCTTTACCAACGTCCCAAACTGGCCAGGTTTCCCTTCCCATGGGAGCGCGAGTACCTGGAACTTTTATTCAGGATCCAAACAATTTGTCCCATGTCCAGAAAAAACCCCGTCTGGATATCAAGCAGGAAGATATTCTGCAGCAGCAAGTGATACAACAGTTACTGCAAAGACAGGATCCAATGCAATTCCAAGGCCGGAATCCCCAGTTACAAGCCATACTTCACCAGCAGAGATTACGGCAACAGCAACAGCAACAGATTTTGCAGTCAATGCCTCAACTGCAGAGAGCCCAgttgcagcagcagcaacagcaacaacagcaacaacaacagcagCAGTTGAGACAACAGCAATTTCAACAACCAATGCAGCCAGTATCTTCCATTAAGCGTCCCTATGATGGTGGTGTATGTGCTCGTAGGCTGATGCAATATTTATATCATCAGCGGCAACGGCCTGCT GACAATAGTATTGCTTATTGGAGGAAGTTTGTTACAGAGTATTACTCTCCTCGTGCTAAGAAAAGATGGTGCTTGTCATTATATGATAATGTTGGCCATCACGCACTTGGTGTTTTCCCTCAGGCTGCTATG GACGCGTGGCAATGCGACATTTGTGGTTCTAAATCTGGAAGGGGTTTTG AGGCAACATTTGAAGTGCTTCCTAGACTTAATGAAATCAAATTTGGCAGTGGAGTCATCGATGAGCTTTTATTCTTGGACTTGCCACGTGAAGGTAGATTTCCTTCTGGTGTGATGATGTTGGAGTATGGGAAAGCAGTTCAAGAGAGTGTATATGAGCAACTTCGTGTTGTTCGGGAGGGTCAGCTTCGTATCATATTTACGCAAGATTTAAAG ATATTGTCTTGGGAATTCTGTGCAAGACGACATGAAGAACTTCTTCCTCGTAGGTTGGTTGCTCCACAG GTGAATCAGTTGGTTCAAGTTGCTCAGAAATGCCAAAGCACAATAGCTGAAAGTGGATCTGATGGGATTTCTCAGCAGGATCTCCAAACAAACAGCAATAT GGTGCTGACAGCTGGACGGCAGCTCGCAAAGAGTTTGGAGTTGCAGTCGTTGAATGACTTAGGTTTTTCTAAGAGATATGTGAGGTGTTTGCAG ATCTCAGAGGTTGTCAATAGCATGAAGGACTTGGTTGACTTCTGCAGGGAGAACAAAGTTGGGCCAATTG AGGGCTTGAAGGTTTATCCTCGGCATGCCACCGCAGCCAAGCTCCAGATGCAAAAGATGCAGGAAATGGAGCAGTTAGCAAGTGCTCAGGGTTTGCCCACTGACAGGAACACACTCAATAAGCTAATGGCATTGCATCCTGGACTGAATAACCAAATGAACAACCACCATCAGATGGTCAGTCGTGGAGCTATGAGTGGTTCAGCGCAAGCCGCTTACCAGAATCTGCTTTTGAGACAGAACTCTATGAATTCAAATGCAAACTCTCTTCAACAGGAGGCATCTTCTTCCTTCAATAATTCCAACCACAGCCCATCATCAACATTCCAAGGTGCCGCCGCATTGATACCGGGATCCATGCAGAACTTACCTGGTAGTGCCTTGTCAAGTCCCCATCTACCCTCACGACAGCCACAGCAGCTGCAGCAGCGGTCACTTAGTTCCAATAGCTTGCTACAACAAACTCATTCAACTGGCTCCCAGGGTAACCAGGCCTTGCAGCAACAGATGATCCAGCAACTGCTACAGGAGATGTCCAATAACAGCGGGGGAGGAGGACAACAATCTCTTCCCAGTCCAAGTGCAAATGGGAGTGTTGGGAGgaatggagtgagttttggaggCAACAATCCAGCGGCAGCACCATCCACCTCCAATGTGTCTGGTAGTCACGGCCCTGCTCCAAGCAGGAATAACAGCTTCAAAGCCACTGCAAACAGCGACAATTCCACAGGTGGTGGTGGTAACAACACATACAACCAAAGAGCCCCGGATTTACCCTCAAACCTTCACTTGCAAGAGGATCTGGTACAAGACATTGCCCGTGAATTCACAGAGAACGGCTTTTTTAACAGCAGTCTTGATGATAACATGTATGGCTGGAAGGCGTGA
- the LOC126630297 gene encoding probable F-box protein At1g44080 — MASVVWQNLQKHLLDSVFERLESPEDYLRFSIVFKWLYSVAKHNYDERAKVTTPVLLMIQTAKRGLIKGTRKKENSIIRLPPLIGGVPPLKNWDSSISYYFAYKAILSADPVLCADNYIVVVICEVYCQLAFIRPGKDTTWTFVADSRHIIEDVVPVEDEFYGVDQSSRNLVAFDTTAQYKCNVILDLGYTDGAPAKKYLVDLNETRFLMVERYENVMDGRRMTYQFRIFELKHHKCERTEIYDLGDVALFVGDNSSIALAASKYSGCQPNCIYFNHDYMSQDLSNP; from the exons ATGGCTTCGGTAGTTTGGCAGAATTTGCAGAAGCACCTTTTAGATTCCGTCTTTGAGAGATTGGAGTCGCCAGAAGATTATTTGCGTTTCAGCATTGTTTTTAAGTGGTTGTATTCAGTAGCAAAGCATAACTACGATGAACGCGCTAAGGTGACAACTCCAGTGCTCTTGATGATTCAGACTGCAAAAAGAG GGTTAATTAAAGGGacgagaaagaaagaaaattccatCATTCGCCTTCCTCCACTCATCGGCGGTGTTCCACCATTGAAGAATTGGGATTCGTCTATCAGCTACTATTTTGCCTACAAGGCTATACTTTCAGCAGACCCTGTATTATGTGCAGACAATTACATTGTCGTGGTGATATGCGAGGTATACTGTCAATTGGCTTTTATTAGACCTGGTAAAGATACAACATGGACCTTTGTTGCCGATAGTCGGCATATAATTGAAGATGTTGTTCCAGTTGAAGATGAGTTTTACGGCGTTGATCAAAGCAGCCGCAATCTTGTGGCTTTTGATACTACTGCTCAGTACAAGTGCAATGTAATATTGGATCTAGGCTACACGGACGGAGCGCCAGCCAAGAAATACCTTGTGGATTTAAATGAGACAAGATTTTTAATGGTTGAAAGGTATGAGAATGTTATGGATGGGAGACGGATGACTTATCAATTCAGAATTTTTGAACTCAAGCATCACAAGTGTGAGCGGACTGAAATATACGACTTGGGTGATGTTGCTCTCTTCGTTGGTGATAACTCTTCGATAGCTTTGGCGGCTTCGAAATATTCAGGATGTCAGCCCAACTGCATATACTTCAACCATGATTACATGAGTCAAGACCTTTCCAACCCTTGA